A single genomic interval of Bradyrhizobium japonicum USDA 6 harbors:
- a CDS encoding phosphatase PAP2 family protein, with protein MLVAPDCQTEAYELYVRNWIALAALALFVGISLPIAGFSWGLDREAWIGLLSCGTFIALGHLLMSRPYGLRLGYVLVSIAQLGCLSIVGALLTYVAASANLALQDAALDRWDRILGLDWASYYRFMTARPEILPYAYTAYAAIALPPFGVPIVLGLTKNYARLQRYTLATLLTLLIVAFISALIPAIGTYLQHDLSPEFSTYSATGYLIQLERLPAIRNGDLHILNLSHIGGIVTFPSFHAAAAVLALWAWWGVWWMRPGALMLCTSTMVVTPLLGGHYFVDVFAGIAAAGLAIALSSIVKRPLSVLPKARTSLPVAGT; from the coding sequence ATGCTCGTCGCGCCCGACTGTCAGACTGAGGCCTACGAACTTTACGTGCGCAACTGGATCGCGCTGGCTGCGCTGGCGCTGTTCGTTGGCATATCGCTTCCGATAGCTGGCTTCTCCTGGGGGCTCGACAGGGAGGCGTGGATCGGCCTGCTATCCTGCGGCACCTTCATCGCGCTCGGACACCTCCTCATGTCGCGGCCCTACGGCCTGCGATTGGGCTATGTTCTCGTCTCCATCGCGCAACTGGGTTGTCTTTCAATTGTCGGGGCTCTCCTCACATACGTGGCGGCGTCGGCGAACCTGGCGCTCCAGGATGCTGCGCTGGATCGTTGGGACAGGATACTCGGGCTGGACTGGGCTTCCTACTACAGGTTCATGACCGCGCGTCCCGAAATTCTCCCCTATGCCTACACAGCGTATGCGGCAATCGCGCTGCCTCCGTTCGGAGTTCCGATCGTCCTTGGGCTGACGAAGAACTATGCGCGGCTACAGCGCTATACGTTGGCAACGCTGCTCACGCTTCTCATCGTGGCCTTCATATCCGCGCTGATCCCGGCGATCGGCACGTATCTCCAGCATGATCTGTCGCCGGAGTTCTCGACCTACTCCGCCACCGGCTATCTGATTCAGCTCGAGCGGTTGCCGGCGATCAGGAACGGCGATCTGCACATTCTCAACCTTTCCCATATTGGCGGCATTGTCACATTTCCCAGCTTCCATGCTGCCGCGGCAGTCCTCGCATTGTGGGCGTGGTGGGGCGTATGGTGGATGCGCCCGGGGGCACTCATGTTGTGCACCTCGACGATGGTTGTAACGCCCTTGCTCGGAGGCCATTACTTCGTGGACGTCTTTGCCGGAATAGCTGCCGCGGGCCTTGCAATCGCCTTGTCATCCATCGTGAAACGCCCGCTGTCGGTTCTCCCGAAAGCTAGGACTTCGTTGCCTGTAGCGGGCACGTAA